The DNA sequence tgatttgatttttggaGTATTGGGGTTATGACTTGACAACTGATTCAAGAGAGAACCAAAAAGTTTTTTGAATGATATTAAATCCTTAAAAActttttctctaaaaattttttttatccaagTATAAATACTGTTGATGGAAATTCCAAAGTATGGTTAATTCTTCAACAGCCCTTGTAAGTTTATTGATTACATGGAACTTAAATCTAAATTGTTTACATGATAAAATATGCTTAAAATTGAAGAATTTTGCTATCATTTGAGTTATTCATAGTCTAAGACTATATAACTCAAAAATTTAATGGTTCATTGAAGAATTTGCCTCAGCATTATTGCTTTCTAGGAACCGAATGAAGTGAACTTCTCAGTCTGATAACAATTTCAAGGACACAACAAAAAATTCTTGCATTCCGAACGTACAAAATCTATATGGGTAATTCTTCTGCACTAATATGAGAGTTAGAATTTAATACAATGTCAAATTCATATTCCTGCCATTGTTTTTGACTAGTCTCTATAGAGCAATATATTAAGAGACAGATGAGGGTAGGAAGAACTAGGAAACATTAATTCAACTACTCTTTTTTGGAAGTGCTTGAGTTCTCATCCTCCTGCCAAGTTGCTTGCCATTGTTTGTCATAAAATGTTGTCTCCTCCCAAAGCTTCTTAAGAGTTTCGACATCCTCGTTCTTTCGGATCAGAAGAACTCCCACCACTGCTACAAACAGAAGAGTTTTGCAAACGAAGTTGTTCATTTGATCAACTAGACCCACTCCTGTCAAACTATCAACCAGATAGGCCATAAAGAATCCTACCATTGCAGCACGACCTGTGTCACCCTCGAAAAGAAAACAAATACAAGTCAGTGATGACGGCTTTTATCCTGCTAATAAACGACTTATTCATTATTCTATTACATGCTTTCTGCGTTATTCTTTGATTATCTTTCCAAATAGCATAATGCAATCCAAATTCATTGTCTCATTCCTATTCGATATGCAATATATAGCAGCGCCTCAACCTTTGATTCTTAAGTAATGTTTTAGAATACAAAGCAGGACAAACCATTGAGTAATTCAGCTTCAGGGAGATGGAACCTTTTCATCCATGCCCACCAAGGTATGATGGAGGTGTCGAAAACTACAGGATTCTCGTTGTTGGATGATTCTGGATTATCCTCAAGCCATTTTCTCCTCCTAGCCTCTGAAAATAATTACAGATCAGAAATATATACTTAGTTGAAGAAATCCTTGCACCAGCCATTCATATGTTCCTCCTCTTTCACATGAATAAAAATTGAAGCCAAGGAAAACATCAACTTTGAAACACAACCTAATAATCACACTGAACTGCAAATAGGATCACTCTTTCCCATTACTGGAAAATTGATTCCAATGGATGTTTATGAGTACCGTAAACTTAAAATCATATTTGTTGTATAAAAGAGGCtcgattttaataaaaaggtaGAAATTTACTATAAATTAAGGGGGAAAAACAACCATTATAAACAGGTCACAAATAGGATACGTCTGAAATCCCAATTATTTTTCAGCCAAAGGACTCTCTGTATGGATGATAAAATCATACAAGTCAATAGCTCAAGAACCGAAAAGAAAAGGAAACCATGCACACCCTATCATTAGCTGAaattctgtaaaaaaaaaaaaaaaaaaaaaatccaaagcaCAAAGACACTTCATATATCAATGGAATTTGCAACGTTGCGCACCATCGTGTTATTGAAGAGAATGTTGCTTAAAATCGCTTCATTAAAGAGGGGGGAGGTCATAGGAACGAACACCATGCCCTTTCAAGAGCAACCAAATGGAAAGGGAGAATTTTAAACTCTCACTTTCTTTcagctttttagtgttttttttttcctattaATATAAACCTTGTATTGTTGAAACCTTAATTTATCTAGCGTCAATCCAAACATAGCCTAAACTACATAATGCTCTATTCTCTTATTCTTATCTTCCATCAAATTCAAATAGGACCCTAAGATAAACCCCTTTTTTTTCATTAACCATCGATTGATATATCTTAACAGATAAGGATAACACCAGCTGCTATGCTTTTGAAGAATTGACAACGGATATTAATCATTCTTCacccaaaaagaaagaaacattCTCAAATTTTCAATTGCATAATCCTGTTTTCACAACTCACAAGAGAAAGAAGTAAGAAGCTAAATTATTTAAGTAGAAATGGAAAATTGGTAAGGTTACCAGCATCGATAACAGCATCCCAATCGGTATTGCCATTTTTCTGAAACTGCTTCAAGTCCCACGTCCCTCCAACCCATCTGGGGTCTACAAAACCACTCACAACAGACTTCACTTCCTCAGCCACCGCACCACCAACGGACCCATTTGTCCCTACCGCCGCCGGTGGAGGAGGCTCCGGCACAGCCTGCTGCTCCGTCGGCGGCGGTAGTTCCACTGCAGTTCCAACCCCATTGTCAGAAGCAGCCTTCAAGGgagagaagagcaacaaaggaGTGTTCTTGGGCCTGGGCCTGGGCCGGAGAGGGAGGAAGGCATTGAGAAGATGGGGTATGGAGTGttgtgaggaagaagaagaagaggaagaaggtgTGGCTGTGAAGCGTGATGGAGGAGAAAAAGATGCCATGGTTGTGGACATGGCCTGCAATTGCATTGGTTGTGTTTGTGTAGGGTCACTATCTCTAAGTTATAAACAATGGTGGATGCTCAAGTTGTTTGTCGTTTTCTTGGTTTTGGATCAACTCCCCCTCCAATGATCCAATCATGTGTTTCTCTTTAGCGTCTCTTGATTACAGTTGGTGATGTTACAATACTCCCCTCATGTTTGGAGTTTTAAAACTCCTTTATATTATCAATATTATAATATGTAATATGTATTTTGAAATTCTGTTTGGTTGGTGTATTTGATGAGATATAGATACAGAGACACAGACATTAAAGACATggacataaaatatttgtgtctatgtattgtgtttgacaaaaataagaaacaaaatacatatatttaaaaaagattgaATTACCCTTCATTCAACCATTACAAT is a window from the Arachis hypogaea cultivar Tifrunner chromosome 1, arahy.Tifrunner.gnm2.J5K5, whole genome shotgun sequence genome containing:
- the LOC112801974 gene encoding light-harvesting complex-like protein 3 isotype 2, chloroplastic, whose product is MQLQAMSTTMASFSPPSRFTATPSSSSSSSSQHSIPHLLNAFLPLRPRPRPKNTPLLLFSPLKAASDNGVGTAVELPPPTEQQAVPEPPPPAAVGTNGSVGGAVAEEVKSVVSGFVDPRWVGGTWDLKQFQKNGNTDWDAVIDAEARRRKWLEDNPESSNNENPVVFDTSIIPWWAWMKRFHLPEAELLNGRAAMVGFFMAYLVDSLTGVGLVDQMNNFVCKTLLFVAVVGVLLIRKNEDVETLKKLWEETTFYDKQWQATWQEDENSSTSKKE